TGTGTGGAGATGGGAACAGGATAGGAATGAAGATGGGGATGAGGGTGGGGATGAGAAAAACTAGCTGCAGAAATGGACTTAGAAAAGTAGACCCTtatggaggagaaagaggagctgCTTCACCAACTCCTTACAGCCCAAATCAGGCTGGTTTAACCCTCCTCCAACAAAGGAGCAGGACCCAGCGAGGGCAGGAGGAGAGTCCcagccttctccagctgctgccttcccCTGACAGCTACAGGGAAAAGCCACGGGAAAATGCCACAGGGTGAGTCATGCCCCGAGCTCACGGCCACTGTCCTCCGGCCATGTGACGGATGGCTCCGAGATGGCATGTTTCATTGATTGGGGATGAATTTAGCAGTTGGGCGATTTCTCCCTTTCCATCCCCAGATGGACACACCGGCACGACCAGGTGACAGCATCTAGCTGGCCAGCTGCCCCCGGCGTGGCTGCTGTCACCTTGTTTTACAACAcgctctttcctttcttcctgcacCTCCTGCTCCACTCTGGCCGACCAAATGCCCAGCAGACGCGGTGCTGCTGGCCTGGGGATGCCGCTTCCCACCCAGCCTCTGCCGTTTGCTCCCCGTGGGCCAAACGGGTGCAGGGAGGGCCCCTCCAGCGCGGTTTTTGGTTGATGCACCATTTTTGGTACCTTTTTGCCCATTTTCCTGCCTACCCACGGTGTCCACACCAGGAACCCGGTCGTCAGCTGGGCAGCGGATCCGACCCCCAACTGAGTCACTCCAGGGCCGGCGGGACCTGGTGGTGGGGGCTGCATCTTGCCCCCCAAAATCAGTCCCACCCGTGGATGCCCCAAACCTCACGCAACCCCCGCTGCGTGCCTCCAGAGGGGCCAGATCCCGCGGGGCTGAATCCCCGCGTCCTTCTCCGTCACCTGTCCCGGTTTGCTCGCGGGGAGATAAACCCGCAGCAAAACTGTGTCGCCCCCCATATTTGAGGCTGTTTGCAataaccgccccccccccagcacctcggTGACGCCCATCCCCGCGGGGTTTGGGGCCAGCGGGTCCCGGCCGGGGGTGAGGCGGGGGTCGGCGGGGTGTCGGAGGCGCGGAGGGTGGTTGGGGACGGGAACAACCCGGTTCCAGCACAGCGCTGCGGGgagaggcgggcggcggggccggctgcgGCCGCCGGGCTCGGCCCGGTCCGGCTCGGCCTGGGCGGTGGTGCCCCCTGCCTGCggccgccgagccgagccgagccgagccgagccgagccgagccgagccgagccgagccgggagCGCCCCCcatcgccgcccccccccgcgcagCTCACCGGGTGGGGGAGGGACACCCCGGCTCgactcccccctccccgggggcgtGGCTTCCCGCTGCgtccccgccccctccccgcccggccgtTCCAATGGGCGCGCGGTGGCGGCGCCCCGCCCCCCGGCGCCGCGTCACGGCCGTGCCATTGTTATGCAAATAAAAGGGTGGGTAAAAggcgcggcgcggggccggcTCCGCTCCAGAGAGGCCCGGGACGGCGGAGCGGCGGAGCGGCAGCagcgcggaggcggcgggggcccgggGGCCGCTGCGCGGCGGCACAGGCACCGGCGGCAGCAGGGGCCGCCCGCCACCGCATGCCCGGGCGGGCGGAGGCGTCGCCGTCCATGCGGGGCGGCGGGGCGTGAGGCGGCGGCATGAGCCAGAGCGAGGTGTCGCCgtgcgcggcgccgccgcccaGCCAGCGCGTCTTCCAGGAGGCGGTGCGGCGGGGCAACACCAAGGAGCTGCAGTCCCTGCTGCAGAACATGACGAACTGCGAGTTCAACGTCAACTCCTTCGGGCCCGAGGGGCAGACGGCGCTGCACCAGTCCGTCATCGACGGCAACCTGGAGCTGGTCAAGCTCCTGGTCAAGTTCGGCGCCGACATCCGCCTGGCCAACCGGGACGGCTGGAGCGCCCTGCACATCGCCGCCTTCGGGGGCCACCAGGACATCGTCCTCTACCTGATCACCAAGGCCAAATACTCCGCCGGAGCCCGGTGATGCCGGGGCcgcccccgtcccccccgctccccggccgccAAAGCTGCTCCCACCCCCGCGAGGGGTTTATTTGGCGAAGATTTGGGGCCCCACGCAAAACACGCCACCGTTCGCctgcttttaaatttattttttttgtctccttccaAGGGTTGTTTTCCTACTGTAAtatgttggtttggttttggttttggtttggtttggggtttttttggtttttgtttttgttttttttttttcctccatctacCTCGGCTGCACTCACAGTATTCACGGTTTCAGTTTGACATCTGGTCAGATGCTTTAAaggcccccccccgtcccctccccgctaATATTTAATCCtcgcccccctccgcccccctgTCCCTCCGACTTAAAGTATTCTGGCTCAGAAAGGAATTCATTTCAACGctcccccaaaaccaacccacccgcccggcccccgccggaGCGAAGAGCGGTGCCAGCCCCGGGCTCCGGGAGCGATGCCccgggaggggctggggctgcccgcggcccctTCCCCGGCGAGGAAGAGCAGGAAAGTCTTCCTCTTCCTGCAAGCTTCTCCCCGTCTTTTCCCACCGctgatttttcttccctccccacttccccgcccccgccccccccccccccgaggcgaCTCCGTTGGAATATGACAGACACGGTTTTCTCACCCCGATtgctcccctttttttttttttggttttttgggggttttttgttttattttgcgttgggttttctgctttggttttcttttttgggtgTCTGAAGAAAGTCTGCGTCCTCACCCGCTCCTTGAATCCGTTTAGCACGCGTGAGATCCCAGGAAAAGACATTGAatccttctggttttgtgtgtAAAGGGGGATTAGCAAatcctggacttttttttttctttaaaaaaaaaaagtgaaataaactcTAGAGGCAGAGGATTTGCTTTTGCACAGAAAAGGGGCGCGAGCGCTCTCTGCTGCCTAGAGAGATGCCGGAAAACTACTGAAAATAgtttgggaactttttttttcttttggtgaaaCTTGGATAACACTTCTCAATGCAGAACGATTCATTTGACGTATGTAGATTCACCCGccttttatattatatatatatacctaaatatatatatttataaaagaaagggaggaagaagagaaagccaCCCGAAGTCGCATTTTGAAGTGACTGCACGTATAATCgcaaatgctgctttttattGCTATGGCACAAGAACATCCATTTGGAAAATGCGGAAAATTTCAGAAGTCTCCTTTCTCCCGCTGGTCTTTCAGCCCTCTTCTCTTCGTCTGCACTAAACCATCCATATCACTGCCATCTCCCCgctctttcttctcttgctcccTGCATCCAAACcattacaattaaaagaaaaagaaaatagttaccTGCTGGTTTATTTGGGTTGTGTCCTAACTATTTatcatgtatgtatatatttgtggGTGAAGATTGTGAGCCTGGTTTTGTTTGAAGATGGTGGTGAGTGTTTCAAAAATATGGTTTgggaaatatgctttttttttcccttagtcttaaaactaaaaaaaaaacttgaGTCTGCCATGATTATTTCCCATTGCACTGAATATTCTGCTCTGTCTCTGATGGTTTCAcctgcagtttggttttggttttctccaCTTCAGCAATTTgagatgattttaaaaagctccagatttaaagaagaaaatggaaaaaaaaagccccgtCGAAAGCATCTACTGTTAATGCTGTAATTTGCAAGGAACTGCTTGGCCGAAGTCTTTCTGTGAGCATGGAAGGGGGTGTCCAGCACTTCCACTGGTGCTTCTGTGCGATAGTTACGGGGTGGGAACAAGATCTTTTCTAGCGAGGTTTTGTCGTCGTTACCAGATGgttgcacatttatttttttttttttgactaaatGGATTTGCCACAATGAAATGTCATAACATTTATGACATGATATTAAGAAGTGTATTGTAAAGCCAAGTTCtagatggatttttaaaaagaaatcttggtTATAAACCCAGTCTAAAGGGAGCTCTGTCCAGTGTTGTAAAGACAACATGATGTAacccatatttatatttttataaaatacctATTAAGACTGTGAATCTCCTGTGTGAATTGCTGGGTGAGTTGTTTTAAGAAAAGTATTGTTCCTTTCCAGCTTCCTGGAGCTTTAGACATGCTGAGATTTTGGGAAACTGTATGTCGGGGAAGGGGGTTTGCTCTGAAATTGTGAGTTGATGTATTTTTACATCCCtttgtattttactgaaaagCTGCTGCCCTTCCTAGTCCCTAGAGTTTCAATTTTCTATGCAACCCCCACACCCCCGTCTCTCTTGATCCTGAGAAGTAAAAGGGATGCAGATATTGATTCAAATTGAAATGagggttccccccaccccccttgtTGGCTCATCGTGCTGCTGACCCTTCATGCCAAAACGGggagtacaagaaaaaaaaaaaaagaggcaggtgGGGGAGGCTCTTTCATGCATGACTGGTCGCCTTCTGGCAGtcatctttttaattattattattatttttgtaagaagAATATATTGATAATGTCAGTGAAATAAGCAGACATTGAAGCTGATGCACAGATTGCTCCAGAAAGGAGtttttctgtagatttttctttagatgcaaataccttttttaattatgttaattaaTGTTAAGAATTTTTAGGCTTATATTGAAGCTGTATGTGGGTCACTATATGATCATTTCTAACTGGATAAAGTCTGTACAGTACAGCATATTCCTGAGTGTATGATATAGACGTGTAGCCCCAGAGTGcgaaatttataaataaatttttcattgatctttttataaaaaaaaaaaaaaccacaacaaatggctttttcatttgttcattccCACATGGTTATGGGTGATGCTGGGTGgttcctgctggggggggggggggggggtgccggctGGGCCCCCAGGGCCCTGTTTCGGTGTCTAAACCTGCAGCTCTTCTGGGGTTAAACACATCCACAGACCGTGATGATTGTTGCAGTGGATTTTGCGGGGGATGCTGGAGCatgcagctcctgccagccccttCCCTTTGGCTGGAGGAAGCTCCCTGGGGCTCTGGGGGATGTCCTGGGGTGTCCCATCCCAGCATTCAGGGGCTGGTGGAGAGGGGTGATGGCTCAGACCAAACCCTGGTGCTGGACGGGGCATGTCAAGTTTGAGAAGTTCCTAAAGAAGCTGCTTGCCCCACGGGAGCGAGGTGGGAGCTCTGCAGCCAGTCCTGGGGCCGCTCCTGTGAACCACAGCCATGAAG
The Harpia harpyja isolate bHarHar1 chromosome 19, bHarHar1 primary haplotype, whole genome shotgun sequence DNA segment above includes these coding regions:
- the NRARP gene encoding notch-regulated ankyrin repeat-containing protein → MSQSEVSPCAAPPPSQRVFQEAVRRGNTKELQSLLQNMTNCEFNVNSFGPEGQTALHQSVIDGNLELVKLLVKFGADIRLANRDGWSALHIAAFGGHQDIVLYLITKAKYSAGAR